Within the Nocardioides humi genome, the region CCCAGGCGAATGTGACGGTGGGCGGTGTCCCTGCCGGGGCCGTGGAGGTCGATGACTCTGGAGCGGTTCGTGGAGGCTTCACGGTGCCTGCTGGGCTCAGCGGCACCGTCGAGGTACGGGTGTCCAACGGCATGCGGTCGGCCACCGCTCCGCTCGCGATCTCCGCACTGCCGGGCGGTGGAGTCGGGGGCGTGGACGTGAACAACCCCGCCACGTGGCACCCCCACGCTCAGGGCGGCCTCGTCGACCACCAGGCCAAGGTGAGGGTGGCGGCCAAGAAGGTACGCACGGGCAAGAAGCTCAAGCTGGGCGGTTCCGGCTTCGCGCCGGGAGAGGCCGTCGTCATCAGGGCCAAAGGCAGGAAGGGGAAGGGCAAGAAGCTGGTCACGAAGGTCGTCAACGCCAACGCCGCCGGCGCCATCAAAGCCAACCTGAAGCTCAGGGGCGCGGCCAAGGGCACGTGGCGGCTCACCGCGATCGGTGTCGCCAGCGGCCGCGGCGGCGCCACGAAGTTCAAGGTGCGCTAGCAGGGATGGCCAGGGCGCGCCCGGCCTGCTCGTCCCCGCTCGTCTCGGGGCCGAGCAGGCCGGCCAACTCGTCCCGGCCGCCGACGCCGAGCTTGCGGTAGACCCGGGCAAGATGGTTGTCGACGGTGCGCACCGACAGCCCGAGACGCTCGCCGATCTCGCGACTACGCACCCGCTGTGCGGCGAGCCGGGCGATCTCCGTCTCCCGTGAGCTGAGTACGACCGAGGAAGTCGGCCATGCCCCGAGCCCATGGGTCGAGCGCAGGAGGATCCCGTGGCGGGTGGCGCGATCGGCCGACTCGTGGCGGCCCGCCTCCCGGTGCATCCGCCCAGTCTGCTCCCAGCAGTCCGCTGCCCGGCCGACCAGCCCCATGTCGCCCAGACGCTCTGCGCAGCGGCCCATCGCCTGTGCGGACCCGGCGTCGTAGGCGTCGATCCGCTCTGCCAGCGCGATGGCGACACCGCTGCGGCCGGCGTGACTGCGCAACTCGTCGGCGAGCCGAGGCGATCGCGTCGACATCCAGGCCTCGTCCAGGGCGAGTACCCCGAGGTGGCCGTGCATCTCGGAGAGAGCGCGCCGCGCGGTGTCCACCAGAACACTCACGTCGCGGTCCCGGTCGGCGCGCGCCCGGGCCAGGTGGAGGGCGACCTTGACGTCGCTCGCCGCGGGCCGGTCGAGGCTCTCGCTCGGCAGCGACCGGCCCAGGCGGGCCGCGACGGCCGTCTGGAGGGCATCGGCGGTCGCACGGAGCCCGGTGAAGTCACGCCACGCGAGATGGCGTACCGCGCGACGGGCCAGGACGGCCGCATCGTCGAGCCGTCCGCAGTGGAGGGCGAGCTCGGCGGCGGCGTACTCCCACATGCCGAGCTCGGGTGCGGCCTTGTGAGCAGCGGCGTCCCTGCGGCGCATCGCCAGTCGGGTCGCGACGGCCAGGTCGCCGTCGAACACCAGTGCCAGGAACCGGGAGAGCTCGAGCAGGCTCTCCGCGTGCGGTGGCGCCAGTCCCGTGTCCGGGAGGGCGGCGAGTCCTCTCTCCACTTCGGCCAGCGCCGCGCTCCGACTGCCGTCGAGACTGGCGATCATGGCGCCGATCACCGCGGTCCCCACCACGCTTCCGGCATCGACGTCGGCTCGGGTGGTGCGGGGCGCATCCACACCCGTCTCGCCTGCCATGAGTCGCCACTTCACCAGCTCGGTCGTGAGAAGCTCTCTCGCCTCGCCGTCGGCGAGCGACTCGACAATGGTCTGGACCTCCGCCACGGCCCGCGGCGCATCGCCTCGCCGGACGGCATGAAGCAGGCCGAGCTCCTGACCGATCCGCAGCATCCACCTGCCCGTGTCCCGGGTTTGCGATCCCTGTCGCAACTCCGCGCGGGCAGCGGAGAGGTGGTGCTGCGCCTTGTCGACGTGTCCCGCTGCGGAAGCGGCGGCGGCCAGGAGCACCCGTACCCGAGGGTCCTGGGTCGGGGCCGCGCGCAGTACCTCGGCCTGCTCGTCGGTGGTGAGCCGATGATCCTGAGCAGTCGCCAGGAGTACGTCGGTCGGCACCGTGCTACCGGCGCGGACGGACAGGAGGACGGCCCGTGCGGTCCAGCGATGGTCGTCGTCGCTCGTGAGCAAGCGACGGGCCGCGGCCGCGCGGTCTCGTAGGACCACGTGCGGCAACGAGCCGAG harbors:
- a CDS encoding LuxR C-terminal-related transcriptional regulator translates to MPISEDGVEPVVDAAVSEPGWASPHPDEAVTASRTRADRRSEAEARMQGSTFMRRGSPDSEIHDVSRSYSTCPQSGTDEPPPSKNQPVTLHPYAADVVDLLRADRSVVLTGQPGSGRTWLSRRIAEALRAEGRAVAEVAGTDRTDVPLVPFAPLLMEAGVSAADDPGLVAYIRLPAYLTAGPTSVVIIDDAHLLDPGSAVLTSHLDRLAVSLALVTGDISELHPTLRNRIDSGRWEERPIPAATPDEILAMAATHLEGELTASSGAALLAHADGRPAVAATLISAGVKAARSTAGGIEIAWRTPAPVDVLRWSVSPRTWSAEERRAAELVAVAGSLPSASATQLPGLDAHLTNGVLVENADEIAFGRTLDRHVTLGSLPHVVLRDRAAAARRLLTSDDDHRWTARAVLLSVRAGSTVPTDVLLATAQDHRLTTDEQAEVLRAAPTQDPRVRVLLAAAASAAGHVDKAQHHLSAARAELRQGSQTRDTGRWMLRIGQELGLLHAVRRGDAPRAVAEVQTIVESLADGEARELLTTELVKWRLMAGETGVDAPRTTRADVDAGSVVGTAVIGAMIASLDGSRSAALAEVERGLAALPDTGLAPPHAESLLELSRFLALVFDGDLAVATRLAMRRRDAAAHKAAPELGMWEYAAAELALHCGRLDDAAVLARRAVRHLAWRDFTGLRATADALQTAVAARLGRSLPSESLDRPAASDVKVALHLARARADRDRDVSVLVDTARRALSEMHGHLGVLALDEAWMSTRSPRLADELRSHAGRSGVAIALAERIDAYDAGSAQAMGRCAERLGDMGLVGRAADCWEQTGRMHREAGRHESADRATRHGILLRSTHGLGAWPTSSVVLSSRETEIARLAAQRVRSREIGERLGLSVRTVDNHLARVYRKLGVGGRDELAGLLGPETSGDEQAGRALAIPASAP